In Streptomyces sp. SLBN-118, the following are encoded in one genomic region:
- a CDS encoding RNA-guided endonuclease TnpB family protein, giving the protein MIRAYKFLLRPTVRQDQALREMLRDHCSLYNGALQERRDAYRPASKTTVRYGQQSAQLKEIRACDPECQGRWSFSSQQATLRRLDKAFAAFFRRIKAADKPGYPRFRGAARVNTVDFPKDGDGCRWDSTAHDPVTRVRLQGVGHVKVHQHRPVVGTVKTISVKREGRRWYVILTAEQTLPEPLPRTGSVVGIDMGLANFLADSGGGFVPNPRHGQKAAAKLGAAQQALSRCKRGSKRRGKVVEEVARLHRKVRRQRLDHAHKTALDLVREHDFIAHEDLKIRNMSKAPEPRPNEDGTYAPNGAAAKAVLNRSIADAGWGVFLAVLNAKAECAGREVMAVDSRNTSRRCPACGHTVKENRPTQEKFHCVSCGHSAHADTVGATNVLRAGLVRRDANPA; this is encoded by the coding sequence ATGATCCGCGCGTACAAGTTCCTCCTGCGGCCCACCGTCCGCCAGGACCAGGCCCTTCGCGAGATGCTGCGCGATCACTGCTCGCTCTATAACGGCGCCTTGCAGGAACGCCGCGACGCCTACCGACCCGCCTCGAAGACCACGGTCCGATACGGGCAGCAGTCCGCGCAGCTCAAGGAGATCCGGGCATGCGATCCGGAATGTCAGGGCCGCTGGTCGTTCTCTTCCCAGCAGGCGACCCTGCGCCGGTTGGACAAGGCATTCGCCGCGTTCTTCCGCCGCATCAAGGCCGCAGACAAGCCCGGATACCCGCGCTTTCGTGGAGCGGCCCGCGTCAACACCGTGGACTTCCCCAAGGACGGCGACGGCTGCCGCTGGGACTCCACTGCGCACGACCCCGTTACCCGCGTACGCCTCCAAGGTGTTGGGCACGTCAAGGTGCACCAGCACCGGCCCGTGGTCGGCACAGTCAAAACGATCAGCGTCAAGCGCGAAGGACGCCGCTGGTATGTGATCCTGACCGCCGAGCAGACCCTCCCCGAGCCGCTGCCGCGGACCGGCAGCGTGGTCGGCATCGACATGGGCCTAGCCAACTTCCTCGCCGACTCAGGCGGCGGATTCGTGCCCAACCCGCGTCACGGGCAGAAGGCCGCCGCGAAACTCGGAGCAGCTCAACAGGCGCTCAGCCGGTGCAAGCGCGGCTCCAAACGTCGCGGCAAGGTCGTTGAGGAGGTTGCCCGGCTGCACCGCAAAGTGCGCCGTCAGCGGCTCGACCACGCACACAAGACCGCGCTTGACCTCGTGCGCGAACACGACTTCATCGCGCACGAAGACCTCAAGATCCGCAACATGAGCAAGGCCCCCGAGCCGCGTCCGAACGAGGACGGCACCTACGCCCCGAACGGAGCTGCGGCAAAGGCCGTGCTGAACCGCTCGATCGCTGATGCCGGATGGGGGGTGTTCCTCGCGGTCCTGAACGCCAAGGCAGAGTGCGCCGGACGGGAAGTGATGGCGGTGGACTCCCGCAACACCTCCCGGCGGTGCCCCGCATGCGGGCACACCGTCAAGGAGAACCGGCCCACACAGGAGAAGTTCCACTGCGTCTCATGCGGCCACAGCGCGCACGCGGACACAGTGGGAGCCACCAACGTTCTACGGGCCGGGCTGGTCCGACGCGACGCCAACCCGGCATAG
- the tnpA gene encoding IS200/IS605 family transposase: MSPRWEPNPDLRRGRHVIYHLHAHLVFVTKYRRGVFTDEMLTRCEEIMRDVCTGFEVDLREFNGEGDHVHLLVHYPPKVALSKLVNSLKGVSSRYLRQEYTGTMNRAIMHGHLWAPSYFAGSCGGAPLQVVKDYIENQKRPA, translated from the coding sequence ATGTCACCACGCTGGGAACCAAACCCCGATCTTCGCCGAGGCCGTCACGTCATCTACCACCTGCATGCCCATCTGGTCTTCGTCACCAAATACCGGCGCGGCGTCTTCACCGACGAGATGCTGACCCGTTGCGAGGAGATCATGCGCGACGTGTGCACAGGCTTCGAAGTCGACCTACGTGAGTTCAATGGCGAGGGCGATCACGTCCACCTCTTGGTGCACTACCCGCCCAAGGTCGCCCTGTCGAAGCTGGTCAACAGCCTCAAGGGCGTCTCCTCCCGGTACCTGCGACAGGAATACACCGGCACGATGAACCGGGCAATCATGCACGGCCACCTCTGGGCACCGTCCTACTTCGCCGGATCATGCGGCGGCGCACCACTCCAGGTGGTGAAGGACTACATCGAGAACCAGAAGCGGCCCGCCTGA
- a CDS encoding DUF6381 family protein: MSVAGDSGGRAQQMRQRAQELKDAAERANDPQERQRLMDKARRTEERSEQESGTDTRGMDPM, encoded by the coding sequence ATGAGCGTTGCAGGTGATTCCGGCGGCCGCGCCCAGCAGATGCGCCAGAGGGCACAGGAGTTGAAGGACGCGGCAGAGCGCGCCAACGACCCCCAGGAGCGCCAGCGCTTGATGGACAAGGCGCGCCGCACGGAAGAGCGGAGCGAGCAGGAAAGCGGCACTGACACCCGGGGCATGGACCCGATGTAG